The nucleotide window GGACTTCTCGAGTCCTATGTCGATGAACGCGGCGTCCATGCCAGGGACGATCCTGACGACCTTGCCCTTGTAGATGCTCCCCACCATGCTGTGATCGTTCTTTTTCTCGATGAAGAATTCTACGAGAGTCCCGTTTTCCAGGAAAGCGATCCGTGTTTCGCTGTACGTTACGTTGATTACCAGTTCAGAAGCCATCAATTCGTCTCGATTCCACCTTTATGATCCTCGTGAACGTGCCCTGCATCCAGAGCTGTTTCACGCCCTTGCCGCGCCACACGTAGAAAAACCTGTCCTTCGCCCGCCTCCAGAGAGTGGGTCCGTCTTCCACTGGAGCATCAGCAATGAGCAGGAACAGGTATTCTTTTACCACATTTCTTAGAGAACCTTCAATAAATTCGTGCATTTTAATGCCAGAGGGCAGCTTTTTGTTGATGGCCCTCACCGTGGACGCGTCCACCGTTTGACCGCTGCCCGTCTCGACCTCGATGAATTCGGCGAAGCTCTCCACACCCACCGGAAGGGCGTCCGTGAGAGCTATCTTCGGGAGCGGGTGATACTTTCCCCGCATCCTCATTCTGATACCCGAGGATTTCATGGCCCTCACGATGATGTTCATGACGTCGAGATGACCGATGTACCGGGCGTCGCCGTACTTGCCGTAGCGGAAGGTGAACTTCTTCGGGACCTCACCGGCTTCAGCCGTGACCTCGGCCGCGGCGTCCAAAATGCTGACTCTCCCGGGCCCCTCCTTAAAGGGTGCCCGCTGCGGAAGAGAACACCCGAGGCCGCAGCCGGCACAGCCGGCGAGGCACGACACGGTCATCTCCCCCGATCCTGCTTTGTCGAGTTCCCTCCCGAGAAAGACATCCTCAAAACCCATGTCGACGATATCCCAGGGAAGCTTCTGCGCCCTGTCGCGGCTGCCGGTGTATGTCTTCATGTCCGCCGAATTCTCTTCGAACCAGCGCCTGTAGGGTTCGAAAGAGAAGAACTCCCTCCACGCTTCGAGGCGCGCCCCCTGGTCGTGAAGGTATTCGAAGAGGGGCGCGAGACGCTCATCCGCCCGCGCTACGATGCCCTCCACGACACTCACCGAGGTGTCGCGGTAGCGCACCCGAACGCCCGTCTTCTTCAAAGCGTCCTTGATGAGCATGATCTTCTCCGCGAGAACGCTCTCTTCGTCCATGGGGAGCCACTGGAAAGGCGTGTGCGGTTTCGGTGTAAAGGGGGACACGGAGAGGTTCACGTCCATGCCCGCCGCCCGGAACGGCGTTATCACGTCCCGGATGGCAAGGAGGTCGTCCCGCGTCTCCCAGGGAAAACCGACCATGAGGTAAAGCTTGAGCCTTCGCCAGCCCAGGGTCTTGAGATGCGGCAGCTGCGCCACGAGAGTATCGACGTCAATGTCCTTGTTAAGGCGGGACCTGAGGGAGACCGTCGGGGCCTCGAGGGCAAAGGTAAAACCCGTCCGCGCCATCCGGCCCATGGCCGATATCTCGTCCTCTCCGATGCTGCCTATCTTGAGGGAGGGCAGGCTCACGGACAGGCCATGGTAGGTTCTCTTCGCATATTCGAGCACGTCGAAGAGGAAGGGGTAGTCCCCCGAGCTCAAGGACAACAGGGAGATCTCCTCGTACCCGGTGTGGCGGAGCCCTTCGTCGATGACGGCCTTCACCGCCTCGAAGGAACGCTCGCGATAAGGCCGGTAGCCGAATCCGGCGAGGCAGAACCTGCAGCCGTTCCCGCAGCCCCGCGATATCTCGATGTTGAGCCGGTTGTGCACGCTGTCCACGGTGGGTATCGGGGGGCGCACCGGGTGGTACGCGTTATCGAGATCACTCACGAAAAGGCGCTTCACCCGTGACGAAGGGGCGAAGTGAGAATAGACCCCTTCCAGCCGGGCCATTTCCCGGATGATGCTGTCCCGCCGCTCTCCCTTCATGTCCCGTGCCGTCCTTAGCAGGGACGGGAGTATGTCATCGCCTTCCCCGGCCACGATGACATCGAAGAAGCGTTCGTACGGCTTCGGATTAAGCATGAGCGGGCCGCCCCCGATGACGATGGGGTCTTTTTCCGCCCGCTCTTCCGCCCGTATCCTCACACCCCCGAGGGCGAGCATGTTGAGGACGTTGGTCACGTTGAGCTCGTAGGTCAGTGAAAACCCTATCAGGTCCATCGCGTGAAGGGGGGTCCTCGACTCCAGCGTCCCAAGCGGGGTGCCCGATCTCCTGAGGTGCTCCTCCATGTCCGCCCAGGGGGCGAAACAACGCTCGCACCAGACCCCCTGAACGTTGTTGGCGATCTCGTAGAGGAGAAAGAGTCCGTAATAGGACATCCCTATCTCGTACACATCGGGATAGCACAGCGCAAACCGCACCGTGACGTCGTCGGGGTCCTTCCTCACATGGTTCGGCTCGCACCCGATATACCGCGCGGGCCTCAGAATATTTCGGGGAATATCGATCATCAGTCTAAAGGCGGGTTATAGGTCATGGGTTATGGGTCATGGGAAAAACAGAACAGCCGGATGGTATTCTTCTTTTCCTATTACCCATTACCTATTACCCATCACCTGTATCTCTCCATTATCCTTTCCAGGTCTTCCATGACCATTGACTGGATGCGGTCGAGGGCCTTTTGTGTTTCGGCCTCGAACCTCAGGACGAGGATGGGCTGGGTGTTGGAGGGACGCACAAGTCCCCAGCCGTCGTCGAATATGGCCCGCACTCCGTCGATGTCTATGATGGGATACCGTGACCGGTAGAGTTCCGTCAGTTCCCGCACGACGTCGAACTTCACGCTGTCCGGACAGTCAGTGCGTATCTCCGGTGTAAAATAGGTTTTCGGCAGGTCGGCGAGAAATTCCGATACGGGCCTGCCGTCCTCCTCCATTATCTCCAGGAACCGAAGGGAGGCGTAGATCGCGTCGTCGAATCCGAAGAAACGGTCGGCGAAGAAGATGTGGCCGCTCATCTCGCCGCCCATCAGGGCGTGGACATCCTTCATCTTCTGCTTGATCAGCGAATGGCCCGCCTTCCACATGATGGGTTTGCCGCCGCGCTTCGCGATATCGTCGAAGAGGTTCCGGGAGCACTTGACCTCGGAGACGAATGTCGCTCCTTTGTGCTCCTTGAGTATCTGCCGGGCATAGATGAGCATGAGGTAATCACCCCAGATGATGCCGCCTTTTTCATCCACGACGCCTATCCGGTCCGCGTCGCCGTCGTACCCGATGCCGACATCCGCCTTCTCCCTGCGGATGGTGTCCCTCAGCGAGACGAGGTTCTTCTCCACGGTGGGGTCGGGGAAATGATTGGGGAAGTGTCCGTCCATGTCGCAGAACAGCTCCGTCACCTTCTGGCCGAACTCTTTCATGATGGGGGCGGCGACAACACCTCCCGTGCCGTTGCCCGCGTCCATGACGACTTTGAAACCCTTGCTCAGCTTGATATTCGCGCGCAGGTACTCGTGGTAGTCCCTTACGATGTCCTTGTACTCGCGGTACGATCCCCGTCCCGCGGCGTATTCTCCCGACTCGATGATCCTCCTTATGTCCTGTATCTGGTCCCCATGGAGGGTCGCCCTGTCGACGGCGACCTTAAAACCGTTCATGCTGGGTGGATTGTGGCTTCCCGTTACCATGATGCCACCTTCCACGCCGAGAGTGAAGAGCGAGTAATAGAAGAGCGGCGTCGGAGCCAGACCGACGTCGACGACATCGAGGCCGCTTTCGACCATCGCCTCGGCAAGAAGGTCCCGGTAGTGTTCGGAACTGAGCCGGCAATCGCGGCACAGGGCCGCCTTCTTCTTCCCGAGCCTCGCCATGTAAGACCCGAAGGCCCGGCCGATGCTCAATACCACGTCATCGGTAAGGTCGGGTTCGACGCTTCCCCTGATGTCGTATTCCCTGAATATCTCATTGTTCATGTCGACTCCTTGTCGGGGTCCCGCAACAGGGACGATATCACCTGATGCCGTCAGTTGTGGGGAGCGGTTCGCGCCGCCGAACCAAACGACGGCTTCTCGCGCAAGAGCTCGATCATCATCTGAGCGTTCCTGGCTGCCTTTCCCGCATGGCAGTTGTTGAAGAAAACGAAGGTCGTGCCCTCCGCGCCCGAGGCGATCTCCTCTATGGGCTGCACGAAGCTCCTCAGCTCCTTCTCCGAGTACAGGTAATCATAACGGACATCGACGGGCTCCCTGAACCACGCCCTGTTCCTCCCGTGGAACCGGAAGTACCCCGTCCGCGATGTCAGGACCGGCGTGAAGGGCATGAGGCCCTTGAGCTTCGGTTCGTCGACGATGCAGAAACCGAGGGACAACTCTTTGAGAAGATCGAAATACCTCTCTTCGAACCATCTGGCATTACGGAACTCGATGACCGTTTCGTACCCCGCGAACTCATCCCGTATCCTCCGCAGGTAGCCGATGTTCTCATCCGTGGGCAGGAACATGTAAGGAAACTGGAAGAGAAGCGCCTTCAGGCTCTCCCCCAGGGGCCTGACGCCTTCCCTGAAGAAGCGGCACGTCTCCTTCACATTCTCGTCGATGGAGTGAGTGATACCCTTATAGGCCTTCACGACGAAAGAGAAGTCCGGCGTGGTCCGCCGCGCGAAGGATTCCATGGTCTTCTGCGACGGCATTGAGTAGTACGTATAGTTCACCTCCAGGGCCTTGAACCCCAGCTTGTTGACGTAGTAGGGCAGCATGTCCTGTTTCCTGGTGCCCGGCGGGTACACCTCTCCTATCCAATCATCAAAGGAAAACCCGCTTGTTCCGACCAGTATTTCGCCCATTTCGTTTTGATTTGACAAGCAATTTGTATGTAAATAATATATGTCAGCGCCCAAAATCTCAAGGTAAAAAGGGGAGACCATGGAGAAACAATACGTCATAGACGACATGACCCTCAAGGAATCGTGGAGGCTTTTTCACATCATGGCGGAATTCGTCGAGGGTTTCGAGAACCTCAATGAGGTCAGCCCCGCGATAACGGTTTTTGGAAGCGCCCGCTGCCAGAAAGGCAACGATCTGTACGACAAGACCTACGCGCTGACCAAGCTCCTTGCCAAGAACGGCTTTAACATCATCACCGGCGGAGGCGGAGGCGTCATGGAAGCGGCCAACAAAGGGGCAAAGGACGGAGGGACCAAATCCATCGGTATCAACATCGAGCTGCCCTTCGAGCAAAAACCCAATTCCTACGCGAATGTCCGGCTGAGCTACCGGTACTTCTTCGTCCGCAAGGTCATGTTCCTCAAGTACGCCATGGCCTACATCGTCATGCCCGGCGGCTTCGGCACCCTCGACGAGTTCTTCGAGGCCATCACCCTCATTCAAACGAAGAAGATGCGCCCCTTCCCCGTCATCCTCTACGATTCATGCTACTGGAAAGGACTCATAGACTGGATGAAGGACCAGATGCTGAGCCACGGCAGGATCCTCAAAGAAGACCTCGACATCTTCAAAATATGCGACGACCCCCAGGAGATCGTGGAGTACGTGAAGAAGTTCGTAATCCTCTAAACGCATACGGGTCTTTCGCTTAAGCGAAAAACGAGCACACGGGCACACGAGGAAAAGACACAATTTCTTTCTTCTGTTTTACCGCGTACGCCCGTTTGCGCGAAGCGCAGACTCGTATGCCCGTCCACGTCTTTACCCGTCTATGGTATCCAATTTTCTCGTGAAAATTAGATACCCCGTATGCGCTATCATGCGGTCTGTGGGGCGGACGCGTTCGGCTACGGTCTTGTATTTCCTGATGAGGATCTCGAGGACCTCCGTGTCGCCGAAGCCCTCTTCCAGGGCCTTCAGGGCGTCCGATATCTGGTTGGCCGTGGGCACTATCATGCCTATCGGGGCGCTTCCCTTTACGGCATCCCTCACCTTCTCCAATACCGTCCAGGGCTCCCTCACGTCGATGAAAGCGGCGTCGAAATCACCGCCGGGACAGCCGGTGAACTCCTCGTTGTGAAGCTCCACGTTCCCCCATTCGCCGAAGCGTTCGATGTTGCGCTTCGCGTTCCTGAAGTGCCTCTCCTCCTGCTCGTAGGTGACGACAAGGCCTTCGGGCCCCACCGCGTGGGACATGATGTAGGTGTTGGCGCCGCTGCCCGTTCCCACCTCGAGGACGCGGGAACCTTTCCTCAGGCTCAGGCGGAAGGCGATGAAAAAGCTCTCTTTGGGGAAGACTATCTGCGTCTCCCTCTTGAGGCCGAGCATGACGATGTCCTCGATGGTCGGTTCAAAGATATCGTAGTCGCCGATGCGGATGCCGTAGGGCTTGCCGATGAGGTCGCCGTAGCGGAGCATCCCGCCCTTGCCGTGGAACGACTGGTCAACGGCTATCCGCTTGAGGTATTTCCTGCCGCGCCAGATAAGAAGTATGAGCTGGTTATCTTCAATGGTCTTCATAATTTCACGTAAGTCCGTCACGTCGCGGCAGCCGCCGCGGGCTTGTCCCTAACGAAGCCTGTATTCCACGGGCAAAAGGACGACAAGCCGGACGGGTACCTTTCTCCTGAGATTTGTTTTCGCAACCGAGTCCCTGGCGCTCTCGTCAAGGACGGAAAAACCGGAGCTGCCCACGACCCTCACATCACCGATGGAACCGTTCTCGTGGACGGTGAAGGAAAGGGTCACCTTCCCTTCCCATCCCATTCTCCTCGCCCGCTCCGGATAAACGATGCCCTGCATGATCCTGTCGCGGATAAAGGAGAAGTTCCGCTCGTCGGCGCCGCCGGAACCGAGGTAATTAAGCGTCTTCGGACCTCCCCCACCGGCACCCGGAGAACCTCCCCCGGACGTCGCGCCCGACCAGGACGTCGACACTACCCCGGCATGAGGGCCCGGTGAATCCTCACCGGCCACGGTCACCTGACCCTGCGGGTCAGCCCCGGTGAAGCCCTTCGCGACGGGATCATGGTCCCGGACAACGGCAGCCACTACCCGCTGGTCTGTCTTCCGGGTGTCAACCGGGGCCCTCTTCGCGAGCGGCGCGGGCTGCTTTCTGTGAGGATCGACTTTCGTCTCCCCACCAGCAGGACCGTGCTTTCCCACGCCACCGGCGTTGTCGTTCCCCGGTCCCCTTACAATGCTGAAATCGAGGACGATGCTCTTCTGCCGCGCCACCATCTCGAAGGGAATGATGAGGACCGCGGCTGCCACCGCGAGATGCACCAGAAGGGACACGGCATAACCGGCATGACGGCTCCGGGTCATCTTTCTTCCTCCGTCTGAAGGCTCACTTTCCTGAAGCCCATGGACTTCACCGTTTCGAGTACCTCGACAAAACGCTGGAGTTCTATACCCCTGTCCGCCCGTATGAGGAACGGGGTATCGCGGGGGGTGCCGGAGAGCGATCCCTTCAGGCCCGTGAGGTCGACGCGCTTCGCCTGGTAATAGACGACACCGCTCCTGTCTATCTCGATGATGCCTGTCTTCATGGCCTTCTCCTGCGTCCGGGACACCTTCGGCAGCTCGACGGGGATTATGCCCGTCGCGACGAAGGTCCCCGTCATGAGGACGATGACGAGAAGGACGAGCATGACGTCGATAAAGGGGACCATATTGATGTAGCTGAACTCTTTCTCTTCCATTATGTCAGTCGGTGTTCTTTGTTACAGCCCTGCGGACTTCACGGGCCTGGGTACAACGTCGCCGTCTCTTTTCACGTCCTGTCCGGCATACAGGGCATCCCACCTGAGAAGGGCCACCTTCACCTTCCGGACGAGGTAATTGTGAAAGACAATGGACGGTATGGCCACGACAAGACCGATGGCCGTGGCCTTGAGCGCGAGGGCAAGACCGAACATGACCCCCGTCGCGTCAACGTATCCCTGGCTGCCTATGGTCGAGAAGGTGAGCATGATGCCGAGCACGGTGCCGAGGAGGCCGACGTAGGGCGCGTTGCTGCCGATGGTGGCGATGACGGACATCCTCTTCGTGATATCGATCTCCAGCCCTCTCCTGTCATTGCCGTACCGTGTCATATCGAGTCTTTTGAAGAAAAGGTAACGCTCCACGAAGAAGGCCACGGAGAAAAAAGACATCACCCCCAGAAGGCCTATGATCCCGTAATCCACAACATATCCGAGCCATTGCATGTGTGTAATTTATTATAAATACTGGTTGTTGTCAAAAGTTCTTCTCCTGTGGTAAATATGAGGATCGAAGCCGGGAGCGGCCCCATGACAGCGACGAACGATCTGATCGGATACATCACACCGCAAAATTCCAGGGAGCTCACATGCGCGGGCGTAACCTGTGTTGACGGCATCTCTTTCGAAGGCCACGTCTTTCTCCTCTCCCTCATGCCCTGCTGCGGCCTGCTCGCCCTTCCCTTCTGGGCGAAGGTGTCGGGCCGGCTCGTCAATGAAAGGGAAGAGGAGGCGGTCCTCGCCGTCGTCGTCACCCTCTTCGACGCCGACGGGCAGCGTCTTGCCGATTACTCCGACGTGATCGCCGTTGAGGCAGGCGAGAAAGGAACATGCGACGTCAAGCTCCTCGGTTTTCAGGAAACCGCCGAAACGTACACCATAGCCGTCACAGATATGGAACTCGCGTGAGGAGAGCCGGTCCATGGATGACAACGATTCCATCAACAAACCCTTTTCCGAACTTTCTCGATTTCTCAAGGAACACCGGATCACGGTGAAGAAGGAGGCGTCGCCGGCACCCGCCAGGAAGACCGCCGCCGCGCCCGAGGACGAGGAGCACCTCCTCA belongs to Syntrophorhabdus sp. and includes:
- a CDS encoding DUF2344 domain-containing protein, yielding MIDIPRNILRPARYIGCEPNHVRKDPDDVTVRFALCYPDVYEIGMSYYGLFLLYEIANNVQGVWCERCFAPWADMEEHLRRSGTPLGTLESRTPLHAMDLIGFSLTYELNVTNVLNMLALGGVRIRAEERAEKDPIVIGGGPLMLNPKPYERFFDVIVAGEGDDILPSLLRTARDMKGERRDSIIREMARLEGVYSHFAPSSRVKRLFVSDLDNAYHPVRPPIPTVDSVHNRLNIEISRGCGNGCRFCLAGFGYRPYRERSFEAVKAVIDEGLRHTGYEEISLLSLSSGDYPFLFDVLEYAKRTYHGLSVSLPSLKIGSIGEDEISAMGRMARTGFTFALEAPTVSLRSRLNKDIDVDTLVAQLPHLKTLGWRRLKLYLMVGFPWETRDDLLAIRDVITPFRAAGMDVNLSVSPFTPKPHTPFQWLPMDEESVLAEKIMLIKDALKKTGVRVRYRDTSVSVVEGIVARADERLAPLFEYLHDQGARLEAWREFFSFEPYRRWFEENSADMKTYTGSRDRAQKLPWDIVDMGFEDVFLGRELDKAGSGEMTVSCLAGCAGCGLGCSLPQRAPFKEGPGRVSILDAAAEVTAEAGEVPKKFTFRYGKYGDARYIGHLDVMNIIVRAMKSSGIRMRMRGKYHPLPKIALTDALPVGVESFAEFIEVETGSGQTVDASTVRAINKKLPSGIKMHEFIEGSLRNVVKEYLFLLIADAPVEDGPTLWRRAKDRFFYVWRGKGVKQLWMQGTFTRIIKVESRRIDGF
- a CDS encoding phosphomannomutase/phosphoglucomutase, producing MNNEIFREYDIRGSVEPDLTDDVVLSIGRAFGSYMARLGKKKAALCRDCRLSSEHYRDLLAEAMVESGLDVVDVGLAPTPLFYYSLFTLGVEGGIMVTGSHNPPSMNGFKVAVDRATLHGDQIQDIRRIIESGEYAAGRGSYREYKDIVRDYHEYLRANIKLSKGFKVVMDAGNGTGGVVAAPIMKEFGQKVTELFCDMDGHFPNHFPDPTVEKNLVSLRDTIRREKADVGIGYDGDADRIGVVDEKGGIIWGDYLMLIYARQILKEHKGATFVSEVKCSRNLFDDIAKRGGKPIMWKAGHSLIKQKMKDVHALMGGEMSGHIFFADRFFGFDDAIYASLRFLEIMEEDGRPVSEFLADLPKTYFTPEIRTDCPDSVKFDVVRELTELYRSRYPIIDIDGVRAIFDDGWGLVRPSNTQPILVLRFEAETQKALDRIQSMVMEDLERIMERYR
- a CDS encoding DUF72 domain-containing protein; its protein translation is MGEILVGTSGFSFDDWIGEVYPPGTRKQDMLPYYVNKLGFKALEVNYTYYSMPSQKTMESFARRTTPDFSFVVKAYKGITHSIDENVKETCRFFREGVRPLGESLKALLFQFPYMFLPTDENIGYLRRIRDEFAGYETVIEFRNARWFEERYFDLLKELSLGFCIVDEPKLKGLMPFTPVLTSRTGYFRFHGRNRAWFREPVDVRYDYLYSEKELRSFVQPIEEIASGAEGTTFVFFNNCHAGKAARNAQMMIELLREKPSFGSAARTAPHN
- a CDS encoding TIGR00730 family Rossman fold protein yields the protein MEKQYVIDDMTLKESWRLFHIMAEFVEGFENLNEVSPAITVFGSARCQKGNDLYDKTYALTKLLAKNGFNIITGGGGGVMEAANKGAKDGGTKSIGINIELPFEQKPNSYANVRLSYRYFFVRKVMFLKYAMAYIVMPGGFGTLDEFFEAITLIQTKKMRPFPVILYDSCYWKGLIDWMKDQMLSHGRILKEDLDIFKICDDPQEIVEYVKKFVIL
- a CDS encoding methyltransferase type 11, which codes for MKTIEDNQLILLIWRGRKYLKRIAVDQSFHGKGGMLRYGDLIGKPYGIRIGDYDIFEPTIEDIVMLGLKRETQIVFPKESFFIAFRLSLRKGSRVLEVGTGSGANTYIMSHAVGPEGLVVTYEQEERHFRNAKRNIERFGEWGNVELHNEEFTGCPGGDFDAAFIDVREPWTVLEKVRDAVKGSAPIGMIVPTANQISDALKALEEGFGDTEVLEILIRKYKTVAERVRPTDRMIAHTGYLIFTRKLDTIDG
- a CDS encoding energy transducer TonB, which encodes MTRSRHAGYAVSLLVHLAVAAAVLIIPFEMVARQKSIVLDFSIVRGPGNDNAGGVGKHGPAGGETKVDPHRKQPAPLAKRAPVDTRKTDQRVVAAVVRDHDPVAKGFTGADPQGQVTVAGEDSPGPHAGVVSTSWSGATSGGGSPGAGGGGPKTLNYLGSGGADERNFSFIRDRIMQGIVYPERARRMGWEGKVTLSFTVHENGSIGDVRVVGSSGFSVLDESARDSVAKTNLRRKVPVRLVVLLPVEYRLR
- a CDS encoding biopolymer transporter ExbD, yielding MEEKEFSYINMVPFIDVMLVLLVIVLMTGTFVATGIIPVELPKVSRTQEKAMKTGIIEIDRSGVVYYQAKRVDLTGLKGSLSGTPRDTPFLIRADRGIELQRFVEVLETVKSMGFRKVSLQTEEER
- the exbB gene encoding TonB-system energizer ExbB, with protein sequence MQWLGYVVDYGIIGLLGVMSFFSVAFFVERYLFFKRLDMTRYGNDRRGLEIDITKRMSVIATIGSNAPYVGLLGTVLGIMLTFSTIGSQGYVDATGVMFGLALALKATAIGLVVAIPSIVFHNYLVRKVKVALLRWDALYAGQDVKRDGDVVPRPVKSAGL